Below is a genomic region from Selenomonadales bacterium.
ATGAATTTCACATCATAGGAAGTTTTGTACGAATCGCGATCAAGTTTTACTTTCGTAACTTTTGCGTTCGGGTACAATTTGAGAACTGCTGCTTTGGCATCGTCAGCCGAGATGTTGACTGCCGTAGAGAGCGGTACATTGAGCGTGTCGATGGAAACGTCGGTCACTTTGCCGAGGCGTTTGTCAACGTCTACTTCATATTCTTTATCTGCAGAGCGATATACAACATCGAAGCTGTCTTCGTCTTCTGCGATATAGGAGTATTGTACATCAGCCGGAACGTAACCGTTCGCCATATTGCGGGCGTCCTGCTGGCTCATTGCGAATGCGACTGCGGAAGTTGCTACGAGAGAGATACCGAGTGTCAATGCCAATAATCTTTTTTTCATACTATTCAACTCCTTATATATGTATAATACACTTCTGTTAACTAATACCTTGTAGGTTAATCATACTCTTTTGATAGTGGTTTGTCAATACCCTATTGGAAAAATATACTTTAATTTTTTACTTTTATTTGTAATCAAGATCTACTTCGAGAACGACACCGTTTGCCGCGAGGACATCAGCATCGCCGCGTACACCGTCTACGA
It encodes:
- a CDS encoding PepSY domain-containing protein, whose amino-acid sequence is MKKRLLALTLGISLVATSAVAFAMSQQDARNMANGYVPADVQYSYIAEDEDSFDVVYRSADKEYEVDVDKRLGKVTDVSIDTLNVPLSTAVNISADDAKAAVLKLYPNAKVTKVKLDRDSYKTSYDVKFIVDGVRGDADVLAANGVVLEVDLNYKR